Genomic segment of Denticeps clupeoides chromosome 13, fDenClu1.1, whole genome shotgun sequence:
TCTGCCCCGAATCAAAGTAGGCACCAggcacataaacacattttgtaCAAGATCTATTTATGTTAGTTATtaaaaacaaagacatatacatataaacactGAACCATGGTAGCCTACCCCTCCTGTTCTCTGaaatacataatatacataacAAATAACACTTCAACGTTTGTCTTCCAATATTGTAAGGTTTcaaaaagttgaaataaaaaaaaaaagaaagaaaaatattgtaCATCGCACAATTCTTCTGTTTGTGCAGAAACAAGCACACAAGGCACAAGTGAAAATCCTAAAACTCACAAGCCGCTGTTGGCATTGGTTGATAAGGTGCATATCATCCTCAACATCAGGAGGTTTGTGAGAAAGAAACCGTTCTGGCCAAAACGTAGTGTAACACTTCCTGTATATGAATGTATTCTTTAAATAATCCGATTTGATGTTTggcatacaaaaacaaaagttcGCATAAACAATAAGGAAAAAAACTTCTTGAGGCCATATCATCTGTGTATGGGGGGCGGTGCACATTCAGGGAGACTTCATGACAACAACTGACTAAAAAGAGTTCCTTGTGCTCCAGAATTTCCAAAggaacatttgtgtttttggtcTTGGAGACAGTATGGCAGTATGCTTTCACAGAGCTTCTATGGCATGGAGAGCAGTGGTGTGCAGCCATGCCTATGTCCAGATTGGCTAGCGGTTGTTTTTCATGGCTTCCTTGGCAGCCAGAATAAGCGGCGTCAGGCTGGACAGTGGCTTTGCCAGCTTTAGGAATGGGTGCTGTGAATGGAGATGCAAAAGGAGAAGATACATTATATGATGAGATATGATTAACCAGGAGACATTAAAAGAACACCGGATAAAAGGACTGATGTGTCAAATAGTACAGTAGTACAGCTAAAATATAACAACGAAACTCACCTGCAAAAGCTcttttcctccccctctcttttcCACGTCCATCTCAAGGCAGCGGCAGAGGAAGTCGCGGAAGATGGGGGATAGTTTCTCTGGACTCTGCAGCTCCGGAGTGCCATTTGTGGCAATTAAGTAGAGCGCCTGGATGAGATAAAATTAATGTAAGATAAGGATGTTCAAAAAAAGAAGATTCAGCGTATCAGTCCATGCGATGCAAACACACCCTTAGTGGATTCTCATTGAGATAtggaggctctccttccaccATCTCAATAGCCATGATGCCCAGAGACCAGATATCTACTTTGGGCCCATATGCTTTCCTGGTCACAACCTCAGGGGCCATCCAGTACGGTGTTCCTACCATGGTGCTACGCTTGCTCTGCTCTGGAGTGATTTGAGCACAGAAGCCAAAATCcgctgcacaaaaaaataaaaaatagagaAGGTTAACTTGTAGATCATTactaataaacaaacaaaaaatatatagtttgaAGTATTTTATTATGTGTAGGGCAATATATGTGATGTTcaattttatgttgcttttgtttgtttaagaTGGGTTTTGAAGCAAACAAGGTAATATACAACTTCGTCCTTTTCttggctgctcccattaggCGTTGCCACAGCGGATCAACCAGTATGGCTGTCCACACAAACAACTTGGGTAAAGTTTTACaacggatgcccttcctgacagaaccctccccatttacccaggcctGGGACCAGCACCAACAAATACATTGTCACATGCGTCCTCAGTGACTGGGTTTAACCTACATCTACATctaaaatggggggggggggggggactgaaTGCATTGTTAAAATACCCATTTCAAACTATTTAAAACAACTTACTGAGTTTAACAGATCCATCCATTCCCAGCAGTACGTTATCACTTTTGATGTCTCTATGGATAACTTGGTTTGAGTGCAGGAAATCCAGTGCTTGTAAACACTAGAAAAATAATagaatgaaagtaaaaaaaacacaatgtgaaTTTCATCTTGAAAGCGTAATATTTCATTAAGGATATGTCAATACTTCAAAAGCACACTTTAATGGTTTCCATATTCATATAGAGCATATTTTACTAATGTATGaaatcatatttaaaatctCCCTAATGACCTAACATATACTTTACCAAGATATCTATCAATAAAACCACTGAAGGATAGGGGCAAAGAATGGTTCCATTGTCACCTCTCTGCAAACAGCAGCGATCTGGGCTTCATCCATACATGTTTCTGTTACTACATCAGTCAGCGATCCACCAGCAAGGTACTCCATCACTACAAAGAGCTCTTCTCCTACTAAGAAGCTGATAAAACACAAGTAATCCTTTAGTATCATATAGAAAGACTAATTTTCAGTGATAAATCATGTCAAACAAATTATTGTCTATAACTATAACTGTCTAATTCTGGCATTTCATAATTCAATTTACTAGTTATGCAAAGGCACCACACTTTAAACATGTCTTTCACAAATTACTATAGAGGTGGTGATGGTATAGTTTATTGCATCAAGGTAGTTCTCTATTTTCAGTTTCTTCACCTGTCTAGGAAGTTTACAATGTTGGGGTTCTTCAGTTCCTTCATTACCAAGATCTCATTGATTATTAGCTCCTTTTTGGGCTGCTTCTGAAGGTTAATCTGTTTAATGGCGACCTGCACAGTCAGGCAAACAAAATGTGATCAAGTCATCATTAATATAACAGACACAAACCTAAATTATAACACCCAagcaaagaaaaataattgaattaatCACAGTGCAGTTTTGTGGCTCTAAAGGTGATAAAATATTCGTACCTCTTGGCCAGTTGCAACATCAATGGCAGTGAACACAGTGCCAGAAGCCctaaaaaaggcaataaaattTAATCTCACAGCCTGCACATTATTCTTATTAAAGATCAACCAGTTCCAAATCTTACCCTTGCCCAATCTTCTCATAACGCGTGTATTTCTTTTTGGGATCTCCAATACTGACAATAGTTCCTGCACCAAAGGGCATTGGCATTTACAGTCATATGTATTTGGAATGTGAAATACTGACAAGGAACACATCTGAAGTGAATGGAAGTCATACTAAGTTTGTCCATAATCTCTTCATCGGTCATCTTCCCCTTCTTCCTTTGCCTGTCCGTGCTCTTTGAGGCTGCATCTCCATCTGTACAGGTGGCT
This window contains:
- the pak2b gene encoding serine/threonine-protein kinase PAK 2b; translation: MCDNGDHEDKPPAPPVRMSSTNFGSSGKDHPLSANHTSKPLPSVPEERKRNKIISIFSGAEKAGRRKELKERPEISPPSDFEHTIHVGFDAVTGEFTGMPEQWARLLQTSNITKSEQKKNPQAVLDVLKFYDSTGNGRQKYLSFSSEKDGPQSPIKKGTEPSSPNSKDIDTGDYDEEDDEEPPPVVAPRPEHTKSVYTRPSVIDPIPHPATCTDGDAASKSTDRQRKKGKMTDEEIMDKLRTIVSIGDPKKKYTRYEKIGQGASGTVFTAIDVATGQEVAIKQINLQKQPKKELIINEILVMKELKNPNIVNFLDSFLVGEELFVVMEYLAGGSLTDVVTETCMDEAQIAAVCRECLQALDFLHSNQVIHRDIKSDNVLLGMDGSVKLTDFGFCAQITPEQSKRSTMVGTPYWMAPEVVTRKAYGPKVDIWSLGIMAIEMVEGEPPYLNENPLRALYLIATNGTPELQSPEKLSPIFRDFLCRCLEMDVEKRGGGKELLQHPFLKLAKPLSSLTPLILAAKEAMKNNR